Genomic window (Verrucomicrobiota bacterium):
CATGGGATTGAGGAAATCATCGCGTAATTGGGCCTCGGCATAACCTGGTTGTTTGAGTTCTGCGAGGCGTTTACCGAATGATTCGACAAGCCGGTTCAATTCCCTTTCAAACGATTCAAAGGTGACCTCGGTCGGCATTGATGGAAATTGGTTTTCGGCCACGGTTCACGCTTTCGCTGGACGCATTGCAGTTAGGCACATTGTTGGTAGCTCGCTTTCATGAGCGCAATGCTAATTTGATCCCGAGACAAGTCAAGTGTCAGTTTGTCATCACATGACGACTTTAGGCCGTTGGGACTAAGAAGAAAAGTCGAGGGGGATATGCGAAGAATCTCCCCACCCGTATAATCCGCAATGAATCAGGACACTTGCTCCATCCCTGAGTTGGCGGCAGGCCAGCGAATTCAAGCTTGCACAACGCCCCGGCTGAGCGTCTATTTTCCGGTGATGAAAATGAAGTTTCAAAGCGCGTTCAACGCGTATGTGGCCGTGCTGGTGGTCATCCTGGTGTGGGCCGTGTGGGCGGATGCCCAAACGGTCACCAATGCCGTGGCCACCACCAACGCGCCCACCGCCATGAGCAAAGCTTCTGTCACACTGAAGAACATGTTTGATCCCGCCCAGCATCAGGCCATGACCTTTGGCTTGGATCGGGTGGAGTATTTGCAGGTACCGGTCTTGGGCACGCCCGGTTGGAAATACTTTGCGTTTGGCATTTATATCGCCCTGGCTTGGCTGGCATCCCGAATCGTGGACTGGTTGTTCCAAGTGGTGATGAAGCGGTTGACCGAAAAAACCGAGACCAAATTGGATGACATGCTGGTGGAATTGCTGCATGGCCCGGTGAAGGTGATCACGTTCGTCATCCTGTTGCATATCGGCTTGAACATCTTCGATTGGCCGGTGTGGGTGGACAAATATCTCTCGCGCGGCTTGAAGCTCGTTGTGGCTTGGTCCATCACTTATATGGCCGTGCGCGGCGTGGATTTATTGATGCATCATTTGCGCACCCGGGCCGCAGAGGACGATCGCGTTTATGAAGCCCAATTGTTTCCCGTTCTCAGCAAAACGTTGAAAATTTTTATCGTGCTGGTGGCCTTCCTCGTCACGGCGCAAAACCTCGATTTCAACATCACCGGCATCCTCGCTTCGCTCTCGATCGGTGGCCTGGCGCTGGGCCTTGCCGCCCAGGATACCCTGGCTAATCTGTTCGGCGCCGTGGCGATCTTTGCCGACAAACCGTTCCGGGTCGGCGACCGCATCCAGTTGGACACGTTGGATGGCAGTGTGGAACGCATTGGTTTGCGCAGCTCGCGCGTGCGTAACTTGGACGGCCATTTGGTCACCATCCCCAATAAAACCATCGCCAACGCCACCGTCACCAACGTCTCGCGCCGCCCGCACATCCGCACGGTATTGGATCTGGGCCTGACCTATGACACCTCCAGCGCAAAAATACGCGTGGCGCTCGCCATCCTCGAAGAAATCTTCCGCCAGCATCCGAAAACCGAGGACTTGGTGATTTCCTTCAACAAGTTTGCCGATTCCGCCCTCAACATCCAAGTGATCCACTGGTATAAGGGCACCGATTGGCGGGCCCACCTGGCCGATATGCAGGCGATTTACCTGACGATCAAGGATCGGTTCGACACCGCCGGCATTGAGTTTGCCTTCCCGACGCAGACCTTGCATTTGAAACGCAGTACTGGCCCCGGTTCGATCGAGAAATCCGTATGAAGGTGAGACCAAGGCGATATGGACAATTGTCCACTTACTGGATGATGCAGTGGGGACTTATTAATATAGATATATAGTTAGGACCGGCATATATAGAAAATGCCAGCGTATCCGTTCAAATAAATCCGACTAAAACACGTTTATAACCTGTTAGTAACAAAGCGTTAGCAGGTATTTTCGTTCGCGATTATCAAATCTGGCTGAAAACGCAGCATTTACTCTGCGTCCTGTTACATCCAGGTTGACGTTTGAATTTTGGAACAAAAAATGCTATAATATCGTGCTTTGGGTTCATGAATAAATCCAGGCCAAAGGCAGGCGAGACACGTGGGGTGATACACATTCACCTGACGATGACTGGGCTTTTGATTTTTTGCGGGGTGGCGGTGGCGGCCTGCGGGTTACTGGCATACAGTGTTTGGAGCCTGCGTTCAACCGCAGATACGCACGCAAGCAATTCCAGCCTGACGCAGCAGACAGCCAAAGAGAATAAATCCGCTGCGATAGCGCCTCGCGAACTGCCGCCGTGGGGTGAATTGATCGTCTATGACATCGAAGTGGAGCGCCCGGACGAGTATATTTCGATGGATACCAGTACCAACCAGATGCCAAAATGGGATTTCGGCAAACTGGACCGGGACAAAGTCCACGATCTGCTACTGGCGAGCGGGCTGACCGCCAGTCAGGCCGAACATGCGGTTTCGTGCGATCATTGCACCACCAATAATGGCACCTTCGTAGTCTGGCCGGATGCCGACTTTCTCTTGTCAATCGCGCAACCCGCACGCTCCAAGCTGTACCACGAACTCGCGCAAGTGGGGGAGAACCATTTCATGCAGTTTCCCTTTTGTTTTCGTGGGAACACCTTTGACTCCTGGTTTGAAACCAGCGGGCTGGAAAGCGCCAGTGTGGACCTGATCAAGAAGCTATTGTATCCACGCGGGAACGCTGTCTGTTTCAGTGATTTTGAGTTTGTCATGCGGCAACTGCCATCCGATGAAGCACGACTACGGCTGACCAAAACCCTCTCGCGTCAGGCCACCGTGCTGGTGAAACTGCGCATTCGCCCGGATACCGACGTGGAACGTCTGCTGGGTTACTGGGGCCGGGGGCCGCATCGCAAAGATATCCATCCACTGCTGGATTCCCTGACCCGATTGAAAGACGGTAGCACTCTGGACATTGTCCATTTGCTGCCGGGATTCGCCCGCCGCCGGGTCTATACGTATCCCATGCCGCCGCAGACGCCCAACGACCCGACGATGGATTGCCACTGGACTTCCATGAATTTTTTCAACGAGACTCCGGATGACCGTTTTGGCAGCCCCCCCTATGTTTTGCAGCACTTGAAAAGTGATTTTTACCAGGTGGCGAAAGCGGATCATTACGGGGATGTGGTGTTCCTCCTGAACAGCGAGGGCTCGGCCATTCATTCGGCCGTGTATTTGGCGGATAATATCGTTTTCACCAAGAACGGCAATACCCACATGCAGCCGTGGACCCTGATGAAGCTGGCTGACATGCTGGCGACGTACCCCTCGGACGTGCCATTGAAAGTTGCGGTTTACCGCAACAAGCTTTGGTAAGGTTCAAGGCGGTCATTTGTTTTCCGTGTAAAAACCATTGCCCTCCCGGGCCTTTGCGGTATAACCGCATTGCGGATGAAGAACATCGTTTATTTCGATTTGGAAACGAAGAACTCCTTCGATGACGTGGGGGGCCGGAATAATATGCGTGCCCTGCGCGTCAGCATCGGGGTGACCTATAGTTCCGCCACAGGTGAATACCATATCTTCGACGAACACCATGTCAACGACCTCATCGAGGAGTTGCGGCGCGCGGACCTGGTGGTGGGTTATAACATCCTCGGTTTTGATTACGAGGTGCTCATTGGTCACAACGTCTTGTTCGATCCTTCAACTTTGCCCTCGCTGGACCTGATGGCAGACCTCGCAGTGCAATTTAAATTCCGGCCGTCCCTCGACGCGGTGGCCAACGCGACGCTGGGGGTGGAGAAAACCAGCGACGGATTGCAGGCCATTCGTTGGTATCGGGAAGGCAAGCTGCTGGAAATCGCCGAGTACTGCTGCTACGATGTGAAACTCACCCGGATGATTCACGAATACGGACGCTACCACGGCCAGC
Coding sequences:
- a CDS encoding mechanosensitive ion channel family protein, translated to MNQDTCSIPELAAGQRIQACTTPRLSVYFPVMKMKFQSAFNAYVAVLVVILVWAVWADAQTVTNAVATTNAPTAMSKASVTLKNMFDPAQHQAMTFGLDRVEYLQVPVLGTPGWKYFAFGIYIALAWLASRIVDWLFQVVMKRLTEKTETKLDDMLVELLHGPVKVITFVILLHIGLNIFDWPVWVDKYLSRGLKLVVAWSITYMAVRGVDLLMHHLRTRAAEDDRVYEAQLFPVLSKTLKIFIVLVAFLVTAQNLDFNITGILASLSIGGLALGLAAQDTLANLFGAVAIFADKPFRVGDRIQLDTLDGSVERIGLRSSRVRNLDGHLVTIPNKTIANATVTNVSRRPHIRTVLDLGLTYDTSSAKIRVALAILEEIFRQHPKTEDLVISFNKFADSALNIQVIHWYKGTDWRAHLADMQAIYLTIKDRFDTAGIEFAFPTQTLHLKRSTGPGSIEKSV
- a CDS encoding ribonuclease H-like domain-containing protein, which produces MKNIVYFDLETKNSFDDVGGRNNMRALRVSIGVTYSSATGEYHIFDEHHVNDLIEELRRADLVVGYNILGFDYEVLIGHNVLFDPSTLPSLDLMADLAVQFKFRPSLDAVANATLGVEKTSDGLQAIRWYREGKLLEIAEYCCYDVKLTRMIHEYGRYHGQLYVVDRNNVKRSAPVKW